In the genome of Cellvibrio sp. KY-YJ-3, one region contains:
- the ruvA gene encoding Holliday junction branch migration protein RuvA, with product MIGRLRGTLVEKQPPYLLLDVQGVGYELQAPMTTFYRLPAIGQDVVLHTHLSITENLHQLFGFAEQRDRSLFRTLIKVNGVGPKLAISILSGMEADDIARCVRDDNITALTKVPGIGKKTAERLVIELRDRLKNWDMPQNDLLAHSEIQSIATDNDIFAEAESALIALGYKPADAAKMVSLAAKQKPDATSEELIRMSLRAIAG from the coding sequence ATGATTGGACGCTTGCGTGGAACATTAGTGGAAAAACAGCCTCCTTATTTGCTCTTGGATGTGCAGGGAGTGGGGTATGAGTTGCAAGCACCTATGACGACTTTTTATCGCCTGCCTGCGATTGGTCAGGATGTAGTGTTGCATACCCACTTATCCATCACTGAAAATTTGCACCAGTTATTTGGGTTTGCTGAGCAGCGTGATCGCTCGCTATTTCGCACGCTCATAAAAGTGAATGGTGTTGGCCCTAAATTGGCCATTTCTATTTTGTCGGGTATGGAGGCGGATGATATTGCCCGCTGTGTGCGTGACGATAATATTACCGCGTTGACGAAAGTCCCTGGAATTGGCAAAAAGACGGCCGAGCGTTTGGTCATTGAGTTGCGCGATCGCCTGAAAAATTGGGATATGCCGCAAAATGATTTGCTTGCGCATAGTGAGATCCAAAGTATTGCGACGGATAACGATATCTTTGCCGAAGCTGAAAGCGCCTTGATTGCTCTAGGTTACAAACCCGCTGATGCCGCGAAAATGGTTTCCCTGGCGGCCAAACAGAAGCCTGATGCAACCAGCGAAGAGTTAATTCGTATGTCGCTGCGCGCTATCGCTGGATAA